Part of the Temnothorax longispinosus isolate EJ_2023e chromosome 5, Tlon_JGU_v1, whole genome shotgun sequence genome is shown below.
ttgTTGGTGTTCGTttcttatatgtaaataatatatgtatacctcAGAAATTCTCATATAAATGCCACGATTGTTCTGGCCGATATCAAAATAGAAATTCTTGCTATCCACGCGCATATAACGACCCTCCGGTAAATCGCCTTTGAAGCCACCGTCGTCCGTCCCAAATTCCTCAAGAAGATCCGTTAATGCATCACGAAACTCTATCATGCCTTGCGCTGGTATTGCAATCTGAGTCCTGGGTCCACCTCGTGTTATCGTTTGCGACACCTGGAAAAAGCAACACAAATATTACACACACGATATTCCGTCTCACGTCGCTGTATTGTACGGATTTACACGGCGagaatatcatattatataagataaacctttttttatcaataattctagaagaattctatttatcttttcatttttcgaaAAGAGCACTGCCTCTTGAGACGAAAGCCGACTTGAGAGTCTTCTTTTATGACTTAGCGCGTAGAAAGTAAGTACATTGGCTGGTACATACAGGGTGACTCACCCGCAGGAAACGGCCGCGAGAATTCTCCTTGAGGTCCAAGTAATATCGTCTATTATCCTTCACCATCATTTCTGATTTGAGTTTTCCGTCATCTGGCACGTTTTCCGGATTTGGTGGACCTGATTATCCGGTATAAGCGAAGATGTTAATGAATTAAACATCTTTCCAAATAGGACAAACGCAATACGTGAtgaaaataatcgtaaatagaaaaaaagaagaggattaattttacatcatattaaagtatcaatattttgtcaaattaaagttttaatattgtataggGTAAAGTgtaatatgcaaattataatcgGAAAGAAGATGATTCTTcacgtaaaaattaatcagaagagtgaaataaattttttcatttttaaacaaGGCCgtattttacaagaaaatcgattttaaaaattcgtcAGGCATGCGTACGATCGACTATGACTTGACAGACATTCATTCCACACGGTCGCGTATCGTGCTAGTATTCGTAAATATACACCATGTGATATACGTTACTTTTTATTCGTTCCAACTATCTTGCTTATTTCTCAAGTTACTACAATAACATGACAttgtaatagaaaatatactGATGTGTATGGCACGCTGTTTTGCTATTTATtatcaagattttttaatctataataaaaattcagtacGTGATTTAAACAGAAGTAGAAGTACAAGTTTTTCGGAACCATTTTCATTATGtcaaaacataataaaaatgaattaaacgTATGTCTTtgcgtaaaattaattcaaaatgaaaattttatgaataaatagcCAAACGGCGGCGTGTCATACACAGAGAAAGATACAGCCTATACAGTCGAATTACttttatgtcaagacatacgtttaattcatttttattatgtcatgagataatattaatgtatttttattatgtcgtaACATAATACGTGcaggaatataaattatgtaagctATCATAGAGTACGtcagtaatttaaaattatgctaCAACATAATAAAACGTATGccataacataataaaaattgaaaattagaattacGTGCTACTATCATTTCAATCCtagatttcatataaaatttttgatcgaaagaaatttttatcatgtcAAGACGTAATATTTATTGAGAATTTCCAtcatgtacataattttaattctcgaatttttattatgtacataattttaattcttgacgttccattatgtacataatagaacgtcaaaaatttaaattcgaaCTGTGTTTgctgtaattttcaaaatcgattttcttcaaAACAAAACCTTatacaaagaaattttatttcacattttcgatttatttttatgggAAACATCAACTTCTTTTCACGTGTACACAAATCATGTACcctatgtatatgtatatgtactttAGATATAACTACGTGCACGCACACGTGTACTCTTTCACGTCTAATTGATAGATGCTGTGATATACCTAAAGATGCATAAAAATCGCTAAATGTCGACAGATGGTCCCGAAATTCGGATGCTGTGCTGAGTGCCAAGTAGATTTGGCTTCTTCTCCCATCCGCTCCAAtctggaataaaaaaatacgtgcataaattattattatattgcaatatatcttatattgcAGCATGATAGGGAAATCCGCGTCATAATGGGATATGGTCGATATCTTTTTACAGAGCCAGCTGccatgtaataaaatgtttaaaacttGATACTCTTAGATGTCTCTACGCACCATGTGTTATCagttttgatattatttttagctgAAAGATgctataaattgtttaatgcgTTTGCTGTGCTCTCCGCGACTGACACGTGCAGTTTCTTTGATACATTTGCATAAAGATAAACAATGATAAAattctactttttattactgtaacgtatatttacgttattaaacaatctttttttgtCACGTTAGCCAAGTATCTGTGTGTAAATACCGATTATCTGTGATACGTTATATTACCTAAAGTAAACTTATACATTTCGGGGCATAACGGGACGTAGGCTATGTGGAACATACGGCCTTGTgttctttaaatgtttttcttttcatacGCTATTAGTAAGTATCTATTATGTTGCACAATATTGATACCAAACATTCGTATactaaattttgattttgattttatttaataaaaaaaatgtatattgtaataagAAAAGTGTTATTAATAAGCacgtattaataattaaaagtataataatacattccTACATATATTGCGCGTTctaataaatcacatttaaaaagttttgaacATTACGAAACAAGTTTTGTGAGGTATCCCATTATGCCCCGcataaaatgcataataagCACAATAAAACTCATGcttttaatgtaaaacaatACGTTccttttaaactatttttcaCAGTAAAACTTGTGTGTTTTTCTTATAGTAgatatttcaaagaatattttggtGCAAGACCAgggtacatttatttatttttaatatgttttaaacttgtttatgcaacacgtgcatggaaagtgcccccgtacgcacgctacgcgtgcgtgatagaacACTtcccaggcacttgcaacataaaatagggtgtgtaagccgtgcgtaaagatgaaaattcccgggtgcggagtttacgcacccgggaattttcatcttacggcacttgttacacaacgAACTATTAAATCCCTCTTAGCATTCCCGCGTTATGTCCTGTGGGTTCCTCTTCGtcaatagataaaattttacgtagataaatattatattctacgtacataataaatagagtacgttttataaaagatatctgaaaatatcataaactttaataaatattataaattttgttaaacactttgtagtttttatcatcacaaattttaatcaactcttttaaaattttcaaaaatcgaaactaagaaatttttaaagaacgtTCTTTTCCATGTGTACTATTTTCATACATATTGCAAGTATCTGtcgttttgatattttattaataatgcttGTTGCTTATCCGTAATCTAGATCTAAAAGTccttctataatatatgtcgAGAATTAAGTTATAAAAGATGAGACGATACCTCGGCGACTTTGATAAATCTCCCACGTCTGTTTTGTTTCACGTCAAGGTAGAATCTTTTACTTTGAATTTGCAACATTTTCGTCGCCAGTTCCTGCTCGCTTTGCTGGCCTTGCTGACCTACGACAATACAAATACATTGATTCATTAATATAACAGTTTGTCGCCCATACGGTCCTAAACTAGCAGCGTTAAACTAAAATGTGACGTAACGTGCGAAATATGTTGCTCATTTcgtaaaatatgtatcttataatgtttcttttgTCGACTTGACCTTTTTTTGACTAAGGGCCGATTTCTTCGTCTCCACGTAACTTGATCggtccgattaaactcactcttcgtctctttctaaggaaGACAGTTAATCAACAAGTTACGCGGAGCGTGTGAAATTGGCCCCAAAAGACAtccttaataataaatcatatttaatttataatggaTAATATACATCTATACATGAACAAGTTTACATTTTAATCATTCAATATAAAtccttttcaaaaatataacgtatCGTATCGTATATTGAAACGTTAtacgacgtttcgacccttaGGATTCAATATACGTCGTGCCACGTGTAGTCGAGAATAATAAACCTTTCTGGTTTAATCATTCGTGGCGGaacaaacaattttatttctataacgtATCGtagataaataaacaaaacaagaaattaatcaTGTAAAACATAATATCAAGCTAATGTGAATAAaagggtaaatatttatttacatgtattttttaagataaaataataaaaagtatagaaAGATTTTCATAATTCTACAGCATGtgataaattgaatatatactatttttattgaatgaCTGAAAGTTGAAAATCCGAACCGTATATACATCAATGATGACAATTGATAGATCTCGTGTGCGTTTTAAATcgcaaacgcgcgcgcgtggcaGCAGCGGCATCGCGGCAAGGAGAGCTCTCCCACCACCGCGCACCGTTGCTCACATTTATCGACGACATGGCGTGTGACGTCACGACCAGCTGACCAGCTCCCTAATGCCCGCTTACTGCCGTGCGCGTGTTGCATTTCGTTTCCGGCCGCTGCACTCTACTTTGCATTTCAACTCCGTTCCGCGAATATCTGAACATTCGTTTCAGGGGATCAGACGACGAGTCTTCCCCCcgtttctattatatatttcacgcGACGATTGAAATTATCGAATCATGCATAGTATCAagagacattattatttacccGAACGACCAAATCTGTCGAGAACAGATTTTGAAAGCCtctattacaaattttttatcgatagaATGCTAGcagaaatataacagaatcTGCCAACAGAATATAAtggcaaattaattatactatagAAACTGAGAAGAATCTGGTGTGTTTCgtaatcatttaaataatgtattccATTTAAATGTTTACACTAGTGACAGATTCTATTTGATTTCTATACTGACAATATGCGCTCTCACGTTATCGGCAAAATACGAGTTTAATGCAGACATACGGATGATACCGAACGTGTTACGATATCTGAACAAATCTTCTGCCAATCTATTATACTGCTGGCAGTTTGCTTACTGAATACGAGAGTTCACAATGGAGTACTCACCGGAATCAAAGTCAGCACCTCCAGCATCCAATCCTCCTGGATTCCCATACTCTAATAAGACAAACAACgtgattaattaacaaataacgtAGAAACATCAATATGATAGACTAGCACGTAATGAATAcatgagataatattttcaaaatctaaCCGCTATTAacaaacttatatttttcacaaaataaatattaaaaataaaacgtacgtTGTGTGTGTGCAAAACAATCAAgagataaaacttttttttcgtttatgaCAAACGCAGTTACTTGAGttgaaatatgtttaatagaatagtatattattataatattaacccaacaatcttaatattataaaacgaaAGTCCACAAGTTATtagtatacatattttatagacATAAATATACGAccaacaatattttttgtaatacgGTGTGTAAAGTGTTTGTAAAGTCACTGCGTATTTTGGCAAAggataaattttgaataaaatatattaataaaatatataataaatatgcaatttttacaagttttgCAAGTTACACAAAATCAAATCAATAGGAttttacgagaaaaaatttagtACGTATTTTCCACATGTGTTCCATCACAGTCTTTGTAACGTGCAAGTCTATgttcaatttatcaaatttttttttaaaaaatattttgaacgTTAGAAATACTGGTGAAAACCTAACATCCAGAAGGCTAGTTGACGACAAAAATAGAATAGTGTAGTAAGGTATAAACATTGAAGTCACAATTAACTTagctaatttaataatattaattcaatatatttatatataattaacaaaatcaAATGAAGTCAAGGTCaggtataatttaattatagatttataaaattctataactttttaatgaaagacatttatacatgaaaatttcatattttctattttatatatctagtAGCACTAACACGTCGAAAACTTAAAGCTACAACACTCTGGAACTTTTTGCactactttttttcttattaccAAAACATGATTAagaatattcattaaataGTACGCGGTAAAATTAGCGAAATAACGCCAAGGTCACAAATAACCGTGTGAATACTCGCTAGCTCCGAAGGCGCCAAGTCTAATTTAATTGAACGAAGAATGATAAAGGCAAAATAAACAGTATCAACGTAACATCGCGAGAGGCTTTTCTTTTGCAGTAACATCGGGTTGTGGAGTATTATAGACGCCTTCAACCTATCTTTTAagttatataacaatataacgtATACGTACTTATCCcattattgttttaaactatttttcatatttttttaaataaagttgtaTATCACTCTGAATTTTAACCAATTTTTCTTCTCGATCAACCTGAACGTACTTGCATTACCTATAACGCAAAGCGTGGAAAGAGAGGTTAGGAGCATGAAAGATGCGCGCATGTAGCAGGTAAatcgaagagaaagagaaagaacggCAAGACAGAgtgagagggagggaggaagggagggggagagagagggagggggagagagagggagagagagagagagggagagagagagagagagagaggaagggagggagggagggagggaaagaaGCCTTGAATTTTGGACACGCAAGAAGTGCAGGAGCGTAACTCGATAATCTATTCGAGGTACACCACTCGTCGGAGTCTTTTCGTTTCGAGGTTAGGCGCCGCGTTAGGGCCAATGCACACAAAAAACTTAAATAGTAAAACGTTAGCAGTAAGAAAATCAACAGTTTGAATTTGCTACCACTTACTACCTAAGTTTTTTTGTGTGCCAAGGCCCTTACGCGAAGCGgaaggagaggaaaaaaaaaagaaataaaagacagGAGAGAGGGATTGGACGATTTGCACGTATGATACGTGTGCGAAATTTACGCGGCTAATCTAAAAGGTCCGGCTGGCCTCGCGTATTCTCGCGTGCACGCATTTGTTCACGTCCTGATGGAGGATGTAAGATCGACGTACATTACATTTGCGCTCCTGTGCGGTTAGACTCCGTCACTGTCCGTCGCAGTGTACCGTACAGAAACCATGGCAGCTTTCGACGCTCGATCGGAGCGAGAGGAGCTAGGTTTGGTCAGGTTTGTTACCGACTCGTAAGAAAAATCAGCATTGCGACGCAGGGCAAGCAATATCGAAAGTTGCAAATATCGACATGAGAGAGCaacagaaaaaatacattgctCTTGCGCGCGTGTTGTGTACGTGTATGCCTatgtgtgcgcgtgcgtgcaCGCGTCGTGTAAAGAGcgaagagggagggagggagggagaggctCGTGGCCGAAGGAGCATAGGAGCAAGAGAGCGGAGCATGTAGGGGACGAAAGGGGCTATCTTCTCGCGACCGACATGCAGCCGGCCATCTTGAATCCTGGGTGCCGTTGAAAAATAGCGATTCTTTTCGCGCGGCGCTTGACAGAACCGACCGCGCAAAGATGCGAGAGACGATGCGTGTTCATGCACGCGGATGCAGGAGAGTTCGTTGCACACCGCGTCCCCGTGATTAGAACCTCACCCTCGCGGATCTCTCGTGGACGAGAGCAGTAGAGCAGAATGAAAGCGCGCGGGGGTTTGTCGTTCGTTAAACTCCAAGATGAGCGTTTGCCCCGTTGCCCCGTCTCCTCGACGAGTTTAACGTGCATATACGAACGTGCCGTGCGGCACAAAAAGCACCGCCGAGCACGGACGAAGGATtatggaggaaaaaaaatgtcggttaGCGGTACGATCCGCTTTCATTCGTTCAACGCGCGCGGCTGAACAACCGCGAGGTCGAGAACACGAGAACAGcaggaaaaagagaggaaggagGAAGAGCCAAAGAGGCATATAGAGAACGTTCGTTTGGCTGCTCTTACTTTGTGGCTGATCGTCCAGGCTCTCCCGGTCGGACATTGCGCTTCTCGTAACACGTTCTCCTCTTTTGGTTAGATTTCCACGCGTCGTCGTCCCCTCGCGTCTTCACACGTCTTCCAACCGATGGGCCCGCCGGCGCGGCGATCAGAGagagtgagaaaaaaaagaagtttaacgtatacacggagagaaaaaaattggaaatccTTCGGTACACCACGTACCGCGTAGGCGCGCGCGAGACCCCTTATAGATATGACGGCGATATATATGACGATAATCTCCCTTTTCGTTTTCAGACCGCCGACGAGCTAAACCCCACACAAAAACCGAACTATCTTCTTTCACACCGTAGCCAGCACAGTGCACCACACGTTTTACActtccttctccttttttttcctccgttCTTCTACACACGCACGGTCCGACCGCCAACCAACCGACCGACCGaacgaccgaccgaccgaacgaacgaccgaccgaccgaccgaccgtccgtccgtccgtccgtctaCGGCACCAGTCGCcaaccaccaccaccaccgcacACGCTCGCCGGTGCGCTCGCCTagctcgttcgctcgctcgctcgctcgctctacGTCGACACACACTGCCAACTGCCACTCTTCCCGTACCGCACGTTCGCGCTCGCGCTGCTTTCCGACTTGCCCTTGCTCGTCGCTCGTCACTCGTGTCTTTCGCTCTCGCTCCTCCACCTCCACCCTCCACCTTCTCTTCAATCCCCTCTCCCTTACTCCCTTCTCATACACGAGCAGTGAgagcaagaaagagagagaaattaaaagagagaCAGTATGCACGTGTgcacgcgtgtgtgtatgtaagGGTacagcacacacacacatacatttaGAGACCCTATAATCAGAGTCTGGCCATACGGTAGcaacttttgattggttcGCCATTTCTTGTCAAAagcaaaagaaagagaaagagatataagagaaaaagatcAAGTTATatgaatgtatgtacatgtgcataaggaaatagaccaatccattTTCTTATGCGgagtctacaatgcgagtcgtaaatcgtaagaaattgaccaatcgaatttgaggagactaatcgactgtgattggtcacgTCTCGCGACTCCCATTGTAGACCCCGCATACGTCTGtctaaaagaattttgcacgtctgtaaagccaattcaaagatttcttCTAATAAAGAAACGTCGGTAAATTACTAACATTATAAAGGCCcgtgcacgtaacaaagttttagtcataatcgtaaggctgtaagaaaatagaccacgcacagtcgattattctcctcgcgctTGAAGAATAGTCAAGAAGTGTGcgtggtctattttcttacggccttttACGATTTAAAACTAAAGGCCCGGGCACatacttctgcacaacgcatacggcgtaagcataagaaaattgattggtccataccagtccatacacatgtgcataaggaaatagaccaatcagttttcttatgcttacatattatgcgttgtgcagaaatgtgtgctccccgcttaaaactttgttacgtgcacgGGCCTTAAGATCCCCTCCCTAACTGACTTCAAATCAAgttccgactatgaatacggaCCTTTGATACGAGATTTAAATATACGTGATCTTAACTTGAATATTTTCCtgattatataaactttaaaagtcaaaataagaACAGTCAAAATTCCTTAATTCCTGATGGAGtttctgttaataatattatctaatatgaattttttttagaaaaatatataatgagaaatatatatagtataatgaGATATTCACATATTTCTAATACTgagatattctatatattgaaggaagaaaaaacaatatacactatatatatatatatatgtaatttttaataattttctgtttcttaaatacataatagcggtaaatattattattttttctttcccttAAGTCTTCTTGCGTGTTTGTGTGCTTTATAGTGCGTCTTTTGCTTCTCTTCGATAATCTCCTTATATTTACGTTTGTTGTACTTTGTGAATTCTGCGTCTACCATAAGTTCGTCAATGATTGTCCTCTTGCGTTCCTTCTTCGTGAGACGCGAAGAGTAGAAATCCATCGGGGAGTCAATAACTTTACCGACGTGGAAGTGTTTCGGCAGTACTTTCATATCGTTCTTTTTGTAAAAGTGTTTTGGGTTCAAGGCAGATCTCATTCTTAGTACCTCGAGGTCATG
Proteins encoded:
- the Pur-alpha gene encoding transcriptional regulator protein Pur-beta isoform X3 codes for the protein MLQIQSKRFYLDVKQNRRGRFIKVAEIGADGRRSQIYLALSTASEFRDHLSTFSDFYASLGPPNPENVPDDGKLKSEMMVKDNRRYYLDLKENSRGRFLRVSHPVSQTITRGGPRTQIAIPAQGMIEFRDALTDLLEEFGTDDGGFKGDLPEGRYMRVDSKNFYFDIGQNNRGIYMRISEVKTNFRTAITVPEKSWARFRDIFADYCEKMKEGGGGVSSSSSGGGGGGGGSGGGGVGGGNVLSEGKGSVVAQVPSPSSNTQPNPNPNLDSPLIK
- the Pur-alpha gene encoding transcriptional regulator protein Pur-beta isoform X1; protein product: MSDRESLDDQPQKYGNPGGLDAGGADFDSGQQGQQSEQELATKMLQIQSKRFYLDVKQNRRGRFIKVAEIGADGRRSQIYLALSTASEFRDHLSTFSDFYASLGPPNPENVPDDGKLKSEMMVKDNRRYYLDLKENSRGRFLRVSHPVSQTITRGGPRTQIAIPAQGMIEFRDALTDLLEEFGTDDGGFKGDLPEGRYMRVDSKNFYFDIGQNNRGIYMRISEVKTNFRTAITVPEKSWARFRDIFADYCEKMKEGGGGVSSSSSGGGGGGGGSGGGGVGGGNVLSEGKGSVVAQVPSPSSNTQPNPNPNLDSPLIK
- the Pur-alpha gene encoding transcriptional regulator protein Pur-beta isoform X2, encoding MSDRESLDDQPQKYGNPGGLDAGGADFDSGQQGQQSEQELATKMLQIQSKRFYLDVKQNRRGRFIKVAEIGADGRRSQIYLALSTASEFRDHLSTFSDFYASLGPPNPENVPDDGKLKSEMMVKDNRRYYLDLKENSRGRFLRVSQTITRGGPRTQIAIPAQGMIEFRDALTDLLEEFGTDDGGFKGDLPEGRYMRVDSKNFYFDIGQNNRGIYMRISEVKTNFRTAITVPEKSWARFRDIFADYCEKMKEGGGGVSSSSSGGGGGGGGSGGGGVGGGNVLSEGKGSVVAQVPSPSSNTQPNPNPNLDSPLIK